The Beijerinckiaceae bacterium genome has a window encoding:
- a CDS encoding translation initiation factor IF-1, translating to MSKEELLEFPGTVVELLPNATFRVKLENDHEIIAHTAGKMRKNRIRVLTGDKVLVEMTPYDLTKGRITYRFK from the coding sequence ATGTCGAAGGAAGAATTGCTTGAATTTCCTGGAACCGTTGTCGAATTGCTCCCCAACGCGACATTCCGCGTAAAACTCGAAAACGACCACGAGATCATTGCTCACACGGCGGGTAAGATGCGCAAGAATCGTATTCGTGTTCTTACCGGCGACAAGGTGCTGGTGGAAATGACGCCCTATGACCTGACCAAAGGTCGCATTACCTACCGGTTCAAATGA
- a CDS encoding DNA gyrase inhibitor YacG: MPAPKTENRLSGNASEDQRRTRMCPICAKPSVLEFRPFCSKRCADIDLHRWLSGVYAIPVAPGSSDEIDREEPEPD; the protein is encoded by the coding sequence ATGCCAGCGCCAAAAACCGAAAATCGTCTCTCGGGAAATGCCAGTGAGGATCAACGCCGGACGCGGATGTGCCCGATTTGCGCCAAGCCTTCGGTTTTGGAATTTCGTCCCTTCTGTTCAAAACGCTGCGCCGATATCGATCTTCATCGCTGGCTGAGCGGCGTCTACGCCATTCCGGTCGCGCCCGGATCGAGCGACGAAATTGATCGTGAGGAGCCCGAGCCGGATTGA
- a CDS encoding septum formation inhibitor Maf (Maf; overexpression in Bacillus subtilis inhibits septation in the dividing cell) has product MTGEDRAWRPQLVLASASVRRLALLQQIGIEPDALLPVDLDETPRKNELPRSLAARLAQEKTRAAAKLAATRPELANAYIIGADTVVSVGRRILPKCEIVAEAAQSLRLLSGRAHRVHTGICLVTPKGHERHKLVETRLRFKRLSSNEIEAYLSSGEWQGKAGGYAIQGLAGAFAQKFVGSYSAVVGLPLYETMSLLAGEGYPALVSWLNKV; this is encoded by the coding sequence ATGACCGGCGAAGATAGGGCCTGGCGCCCGCAACTTGTTTTGGCATCGGCCTCGGTGCGACGGCTCGCGCTTCTGCAGCAGATCGGTATCGAACCGGATGCTTTGCTCCCTGTCGATCTCGATGAAACGCCGCGCAAGAATGAGCTGCCGCGCAGCCTCGCGGCACGGCTTGCCCAGGAAAAGACCAGAGCCGCCGCAAAGCTCGCGGCAACGCGGCCCGAACTGGCAAATGCCTATATCATTGGCGCCGATACGGTTGTGAGCGTTGGCCGTCGCATTTTGCCCAAATGCGAGATCGTTGCGGAAGCGGCGCAATCCCTCCGGCTGCTGTCGGGGCGGGCGCATCGGGTGCACACCGGCATCTGCCTTGTCACGCCAAAGGGCCACGAACGTCACAAGCTCGTCGAGACCAGGTTGCGTTTCAAACGCCTTTCCTCAAACGAGATCGAAGCCTATCTCAGTTCGGGCGAATGGCAGGGCAAAGCGGGAGGCTATGCAATCCAGGGCTTGGCCGGCGCCTTCGCGCAGAAATTTGTCGGCTCATATTCCGCGGTCGTCGGCTTGCCGCTCTATGAAACCATGTCGTTACTGGCCGGAGAAGGCTATCCGGCGCTGGTTTCATGGTTGAACAAAGTGTGA
- the pssA gene encoding CDP-diacylglycerol--serine O-phosphatidyltransferase — MYRKDGSPGPREHGAEVTPLYGDAAEQGGSGPPRRRRGIRAVPMRIILPNLVTLLALCMGLTAIRFAIEGQFEIAVVAVIVAAILDGLDGRIARALRGTSRFGAELDSLADFVDFGVAPALILYFWSLNQFKSLGWFAALVFVIAAALRLARFNVMIDDPNRPQWQAHFFTGMPAPAGAIVSLLPLYLHLSVLAVPNVRALVPLEIAYVLIIALLMASRIPHFSGKKIGRVPREYVIFVLFGIVACLLLLATFTMEMLIGLSVIYLATIPFAIRRFNACAAEDAARGPGASPAAPSRG, encoded by the coding sequence ATGTATCGAAAAGACGGTTCGCCCGGCCCACGGGAACACGGCGCCGAGGTAACGCCGCTTTATGGCGATGCCGCCGAGCAGGGCGGGTCCGGCCCGCCACGGCGAAGGCGCGGCATTCGCGCGGTTCCCATGCGCATCATCCTGCCCAATCTCGTAACATTGCTGGCGTTGTGCATGGGCCTCACCGCGATCCGTTTCGCGATCGAAGGCCAGTTCGAAATCGCTGTCGTCGCGGTGATAGTCGCCGCCATTCTGGATGGATTGGATGGCCGGATCGCGCGGGCCCTGCGCGGCACGTCGCGGTTTGGCGCCGAACTTGATTCGCTGGCCGACTTCGTCGATTTCGGGGTGGCCCCGGCGCTTATCCTGTATTTCTGGAGCCTCAACCAATTCAAGAGCCTCGGCTGGTTCGCGGCGCTGGTGTTCGTGATCGCGGCGGCGCTGCGCCTGGCCCGCTTCAATGTCATGATCGACGATCCGAATCGGCCGCAATGGCAGGCCCATTTTTTTACCGGAATGCCGGCGCCGGCCGGCGCCATCGTCAGCCTCTTGCCGCTTTATCTCCACCTCTCCGTTCTCGCGGTTCCGAATGTCCGCGCTCTGGTTCCCCTGGAAATCGCCTATGTCTTGATCATCGCGCTCTTGATGGCCAGCCGAATCCCGCATTTTTCCGGCAAGAAAATCGGCCGCGTGCCGCGTGAATATGTGATTTTCGTGCTTTTCGGAATTGTCGCCTGCCTCCTGCTGCTGGCGACCTTTACGATGGAAATGCTGATCGGCTTAAGCGTTATATATTTGGCGACGATTCCCTTTGCGATTCGTCGCTTCAACGCCTGTGCGGCGGAAGACGCCGCGAGAGGGCCCGGCGCCTCACCCGCTGCGCCGTCGCGGGGGTAA